In Lactobacillus sp. PV012, one genomic interval encodes:
- a CDS encoding lactonase family protein: MEIWFGGYTSHTSKGIYLGNSTQEGQHLKISKIDNLLELKRPTYFQISSDNLLFSIIEKDGQAGIASFNLNTNPPAFIDAFLHDGAAPCYVGLNEDKHLIYTANYHLATINVFSYDNQGKLTFITSTHHTGQGPLPEQASAHPHFFDETPDGNLVSCDLGLDQVEFYQLENKELTSVAKYQLEPGFGVRHLTFSPDGKFMFIVGELSSQVHVAKFNEKNWAFEAIGTYSTIPNFEGKNGAAAIRISKDGKFLYVSNRGDNSLVVFKVFEDGKLEMIQRISTFGAFPRDFNWSNDQRYVIAVNQNSDNATLYKRNSKLGTLTPLQKNITVPEATRIIFKED, from the coding sequence ATGGAAATTTGGTTTGGTGGTTATACTAGCCACACCTCAAAAGGAATTTACTTAGGAAATAGCACCCAAGAAGGTCAACACCTTAAAATTAGTAAGATTGATAACCTACTTGAACTTAAGCGACCTACTTATTTTCAAATCAGCAGCGATAACTTATTATTTTCAATTATTGAAAAAGACGGCCAAGCTGGTATTGCTAGTTTTAATTTAAATACTAATCCGCCGGCCTTTATTGATGCCTTTTTGCACGATGGAGCTGCTCCTTGTTATGTTGGTTTAAATGAAGATAAACACCTTATTTACACGGCCAATTATCACTTAGCAACAATTAATGTTTTTTCCTATGATAATCAAGGAAAGCTAACTTTTATTACTTCAACCCACCACACCGGTCAAGGCCCTTTACCTGAACAAGCTAGTGCCCATCCTCATTTTTTTGATGAAACTCCTGATGGTAACCTAGTTTCTTGTGATTTAGGCCTAGATCAAGTCGAATTCTATCAATTAGAAAATAAGGAACTTACTTCAGTAGCTAAATATCAATTAGAACCTGGGTTTGGAGTTCGTCATCTTACTTTTTCTCCTGATGGGAAGTTTATGTTTATTGTGGGAGAACTCTCGAGCCAAGTTCACGTTGCTAAATTTAATGAAAAGAATTGGGCATTTGAAGCTATTGGTACTTATTCAACTATTCCAAATTTTGAAGGAAAAAATGGCGCAGCTGCTATTCGTATATCCAAAGACGGAAAATTTCTCTATGTTTCAAATCGCGGCGATAATAGCTTGGTTGTTTTTAAAGTTTTTGAAGATGGCAAACTAGAAATGATCCAAAGAATATCAACTTTTGGGGCCTTCCCGCGCGACTTTAATTGGAGCAATGATCAACGCTACGTAATTGCAGTAAATCAAAATTCTGATAATGCAACTTTGTATAAACGAAACTCAAAATTGGGTACTTTAACTCCCCTTCAAAAAAACATTACAGTTCCCGAAGCTACAAGGATTATTTTTAAAGAAGATTAA
- a CDS encoding RluA family pseudouridine synthase, whose protein sequence is MQFFKLKVTSDSPGKLGRFLQKNGFSKRAIINSNHHQGMILVNHKRRHTSFHLKKNDEVIFILGQEKENSFLRPSNKKVNIVFETNDYLIVNKEAGVLSIPSRYEDSDAIVNRLLSYLRQENKNAKPHIVTRLDRNTSGLVLVGKNSVAQARFSEMNKKTFIKKYHAIVHGNFAQEELAGVIDEPIGKKDETVKRYVVASGKSSQTKYRVLAQKKGAALVELQLFTGRTHQIRVHMEHLGHPLYGDTLYGIKDNFKRQALHCFLLSYPDPFTSKEQQIEIPDPEDMKNLWNSLDN, encoded by the coding sequence ATGCAATTTTTTAAATTAAAAGTAACTAGTGATAGTCCAGGTAAATTAGGACGATTTTTACAAAAAAATGGTTTTTCCAAAAGGGCAATTATTAATAGTAATCATCATCAAGGGATGATCTTAGTAAATCACAAGCGGCGACATACAAGTTTTCATTTAAAGAAAAATGATGAAGTAATTTTTATTTTAGGACAGGAAAAGGAAAATAGCTTCTTAAGACCTTCTAATAAAAAAGTAAACATTGTTTTTGAAACGAATGATTATTTGATTGTTAATAAAGAAGCTGGGGTTTTATCAATTCCTTCCCGCTATGAAGATAGTGATGCGATAGTTAATCGCCTTTTAAGCTATTTACGTCAAGAAAACAAGAATGCTAAACCTCATATTGTCACACGCTTAGATCGCAATACCTCTGGCTTAGTTTTAGTTGGAAAAAACTCAGTGGCTCAAGCTAGATTTAGTGAGATGAATAAAAAGACTTTTATTAAAAAGTACCATGCAATTGTTCATGGAAATTTTGCACAAGAAGAACTAGCTGGGGTGATTGATGAACCAATTGGAAAAAAAGATGAGACTGTAAAAAGGTATGTGGTAGCTAGTGGGAAATCATCTCAAACAAAATATAGGGTTTTGGCTCAAAAAAAAGGAGCAGCCTTAGTTGAATTACAGCTATTTACAGGTCGTACCCACCAAATTAGAGTTCATATGGAACATTTGGGCCATCCCTTGTACGGTGACACCCTTTATGGGATTAAGGATAATTTTAAGCGCCAAGCTTTACATTGTTTTTTGTTGAGTTATCCTGATCCATTCACCTCAAAAGAGCAACAAATTGAGATTCCCGATCCAGAGGATATGAAAAATTTATGGAATAGTTTAGATAATTAA
- a CDS encoding NAD kinase, which produces MKVAIVANDRVETKAVEKNIKKLLEIKKIEIDNENPDVVITIGGDGTLISAFHKYISIIDKVRFIGVHTGHLGFYTDWRHFEIEKMVDSLSKKEPSAVSYPLLELVITTRKGEKKKLLALNEATIKRVSKTLRADVFIRDKFFESFKGDGLCVSTPTGSTAYSKSLGGAVIHPRLKALQMTEIASINNRVFRTLSSPIVIAPDEWITIKPEVGDDDHYVVTYDGIRFNHKHIKKIEYRISQHVIRFDKYQHTHFWSRVKDAFIGDEKE; this is translated from the coding sequence AGAAATTAAAAAGATAGAAATCGATAATGAAAATCCTGATGTGGTAATTACTATTGGTGGGGATGGAACCCTCATTTCTGCTTTCCATAAGTATATTAGTATTATTGATAAGGTAAGATTTATTGGAGTGCATACTGGCCACTTAGGTTTTTATACTGATTGGCGTCATTTTGAAATTGAAAAAATGGTTGATAGTTTATCAAAAAAAGAGCCTTCAGCTGTGTCTTACCCACTTTTAGAATTAGTAATTACAACGCGTAAAGGGGAGAAAAAGAAGTTATTAGCCTTAAATGAGGCAACTATCAAACGTGTTTCTAAAACTTTGCGAGCTGATGTATTTATTCGAGATAAATTTTTTGAAAGTTTTAAAGGCGATGGCTTGTGTGTCTCAACACCTACCGGATCAACTGCTTATAGTAAATCATTAGGGGGTGCTGTCATTCATCCACGTTTAAAAGCCTTACAGATGACAGAGATTGCTTCAATTAATAATCGAGTTTTTAGAACTTTATCTTCACCAATTGTTATTGCACCTGACGAATGGATTACAATTAAGCCTGAAGTAGGTGATGATGACCACTATGTGGTAACTTATGATGGAATTAGATTCAATCATAAACATATTAAGAAAATTGAATATCGTATTTCACAACATGTAATTCGTTTTGATAAATATCAACATACTCACTTTTGGAGTCGAGTTAAAGATGCGTTTATTGGCGATGAGAAAGAGTAA